CATCCGAGCCTCGTGATTGAGTCGACACACGGCACTGATAACCGATGAGTCATTTTTGTGCCATTTCAATTTACTAcctctttttttgtatttccattACTATTCGACctcagaaaattaaattaggCTACTTCAACAACGAGTGGGAGGATTCACGGCCCTGATTGGGCTTCTTTTTGTCGGTCCAAGCTGGCAACACTGTCTGCAGCATTTACTGTGACGATAAAAAAAGTCCCTGATGCAGCACATCATGAAACATCTGTAATAAAGCGTATTTAAGGTGATGTTTTATTGCCTATAAAACCAAACTTTTTACTGTAAATCCATATAAAGGTTCCAGTCGTGCTCTCCCCTCTGAGTCAGGCTTTAAATCTGTCGCAGTCTCCAGTCATAGATCGTGAAGTGAAGCATGTGCACAGGCTGCACAAAAGAGATGAGAGCGAAATCCAATAAATCCTGCAATTTTCTTTACATGTGCAGTTTGTGTAGGGAACAATGAGTCTTAAATCATTAATATGTAATCATAAAGCTGCTGCAGGGATTCATCACAGGTCACAGGGGAATTTGTGTGGATGGAAGAAGCACTGAATGAAAATTCTTCTTCACAAGTAAAAAATATTGATACAATATCAGCAAAATGAGCTTTAAGTATCAAAGGTAAAAGTGCTCATTACTTTATTAAAAGTTTGCAGACAGCAGttacaaaaacatcaaacactggCAAGCTTTTGTGCTTTAAATGTTGGGATTGTCATGTTGGCTGTGAAAGCGCAGCACGTGGCTGTCTTCACTAACCGCATCCAACCGCCTCGTGCCGTTCACGTGTGAGAAAACGCTCGACAACATCACGATGAAcgaaacacaacaaacatggcTGCCGTTGGCGCTGTTGCAGCCAGGCTAACATGTCGGCAATGGGAAACTTTGGCTGCGCTTTCTCTGCCATTCGTGTGTGACGAGCTCgctaatgttttaaaattaagttatttgaaaacataacaaaataaatgataacCCAGATTGCAAAGTATAAAGTAGTATAAAATAGAACTACTCAAATGAAGTACAGGTACCTCAGTGCTGCAGTACAGTACTTTTGGAGATTTCCGTGAgacttgttcattttttatggCTTCTTTAAGTACAAGAGTTGATTCTAATGAAAAGTAAAGTCAGTGTTCCCCTGAGGTCTGTTAGCCTGCCTGAAGTTTAGCAAATTAaacacacgtgcgcacacacacacacacgctcttcACCGCCTCCAGCTTTTGCTCGCCGTCTTCATTATTAATTTCTCTTCCGGCTCGTCTTTTATTCATGCTAACTAAAGTGCAGCGGCAGCCAGCAGCTATAAACAGTCAGACCTCCGTCACGGCAGCGAGGCCTCTCAGAAACTCTGCTCTGAAGAGGGACACCGGGAGGAGactcggctcggctcggctcggctcggctcaGCTGACGGCCGTGTGGCCATGGCGACAGCCTCAGCTGATCTTTTCTCAGCGGGCGCTATGGGAACGAGACTCATCCATCCTGCGCTCACACAGTCATTTAGCATAATGTAATATTAATGTGGCACCGCACGGCCACATAACTCCTTCCTCAAACCGGAGGGCCTGTTTAATGCATGAGACAGAAGGTCTGTCAGAGTGCACGCAGCGctgcattcatttgtttgtgtgtggcctTTTATTCCTCTGCTACACTTtggaggaagtactcagatccgTTACCCAAAGTATCTGTACTCGAGAGTTTTGTAGTAGTAATGACGCGAGGCAGAGGCGGCTCGTAGTGACGTCAGAAGAGAATCTGAGTCTTACGGAGCTGTGCGGTTTAGCTTCGCCTCAGCGTTTGTCGGTACGGGCGGGGCAAATTGTGACCGTATTTCACATGTGGTCAGACTGAATCAGTGACGCTGGTCTCGGGTGTCcgccttgaaactgtgctgattgtattgatcctctgtgctgccaggttgaatgtgtgtgtgaagcctccatgttttatatatttgaagctttgtagtccaccacaggcTCCTCGGCTTGGATGGTGCTGAGCTTCAGCTGGTTGTGTTCGACTCATGTCAGTTACAGCATTTGTTATATGAACGTGGGCTCTCACGGGTCTGAACTGCAGCTTgcactctgtttttcttcttctcctctttcagaGTAAGGAGATCATCTTTCAGCTTCAGGAAGACCTCATGAAGCTTCTGAATGAGCTTTACACCGTAAGTTGAACAAACTGCGTTCAGCACTGGGGGAGAAAAATTTGCTTCATGTTTGGTGTGAACACAAGGGACTAGTTTTCACCAGACCAGAGGGATTTAAATATGACATGATTTCAGCTCTTTATAATCAGTAAAACGGGCAGATGATCCTGATATGCTTGACTTTTTGCACTCACAGGCATGAGCTGAAAGAGTGGATGTGAGTGCATTCAGAGACGATTTTATTCAGGGCTTCTTTTTGTGTGACTTTATTTTCAGGGCTGTGATTTTTGTCTGTCAAATGTCAGGGTTTATTTGAAGTCAGAGTGCTGGCCTTAAAGCTGCCCATCTAAACACTGGAAATCAGATTAAAGTGAGCCTGATAACCTTGAGGAACAGTCTGCGGTGCcatgttgttttccagttttctgCAGTCCATTTTGTTCAGAGGCTGTGTTATTATGGGCTGCCGTTACCCAGGTGATGAAGACATATCACATGTACCACGTGGAGACGATCAACGCGGAAGGCAAGCTGCGTGAGGCGGAGCGTCAGGAGGGACGTGTGAAGGGCGTGTCGGGGACGGGCGGCGGCGGGGAGCCCGTGTTCGGCCTGCGGATAGAAGAGCGTCACCAGAGACGCAACGCCGCCCGCAAGATggagaagatgagagagaaggtAAAGGGTCCATCTCAGTTTCCTTAACTGAGTCCATATTTCGCTGCCAGGCGTTTCAGAGACATGAAACGTGTTTTCCTCTCAGACTTCATCTGAAGCAAAGTCAGACTAAAAGTCAGTTGAGGAGGCAAAGCTGCTGCGTGGGTCAAAAATCCCAGCACATATGGCTCATatctgaacagaaaacacaaataacaaataaacattcAGAAATCCAAATTAGAAATCAGAGACTGAgaatcatcacatttttaagttttctttagTATCAAAATGATCCAGTGATGGTTTGCAGTCTGCACATCCATCAGTACGCTGCAAACAGGAACTGCTACTTGAGATCTGCGGTACCCATTTGCTAAAATGTAAGCTAATATAGGACTAAAAACACTAGTAGCTGTATGTAGCTGACAGTACAACAACCTGCGCGATGATCTTCTGTGGGGTTTTGCTCTCCTGATGGCTTTCAGGTTTGTCTGTCCTCTTATCGGATCCCAAATAGACGCACGTTAGTCACAGTTTCCGTCATATTTAACTTCCTCCACTCTCACACAAAAGTCAAATTTCATACTGAGCTGTTTTGAATGAAAGGAGAAGCACAAGCTGCTCTTTAAAATACAAGGATGTTACCAGACTGAATTTAAATTACCGGACGACTGAAAACAAGCAGGTTACTACTGCTGTAATTATTACAGGCGGGGATTAACGTCACTGACCAGAGCAGGTAAACTAAAATCACCTGAGACAGAGACTTAAATCCTGTCTGAGTGGAGCTTTAGTTTTAATGCTTGTGTTATTTACACAAACTCATTATGTACTCTTCTTAAACGTACTTCTCTCTGATTGTTCATAATGCTGATCTTTGTGTGACAGTTTTAGGGTCAAACTCGACGATATCGAAGTTGTGCAAACTTACCCCACATGcatcactgttttctctcttcattaGAGAAAGGCAAAGTACTCAGAGAACAAACTGAAGACTCTCAAAGCCAGGAACGAGTACCTGTTGACTCTGGAGGCCACCAACGCCTCCGTGTTTAAATACTACATCCACGACCTGCCCGACATCATAGACGTGAGTATATGTTTGTGGCTCCTCACTGGTGAGGTCACTAGACAGTTTTACTCCATAAACTTACGGAAATTGAAGGAGTTTAAGATGTAAAAGTCACATTAATTCATACCTGTGGACCGTGTTGCCTAACTCACAGCTCTGTTTTGTGTGAAACTGTCCTAACAGACAAAACATGGCACACAGTGTTTCTTTGTCAAACTATACTGAGGATATggtttttgaaaaaataaaatggaaacaaaccTTTTGACACACTTTTGATTGCTGTTATTTCCAACACCGTGGACACATGCGATCCTCCGTCTGTCTCAGTGCTGTGACTTAGGGTACCACTCCAGTCTGAGCCGGGCTCTAAGGACCTACCTATCAGCCGAACTGAGCCTTGAAGCCTCCAGGAGGGCGGGTCTGGAGGTGCTGGAGGGCGCCGTGGAGGGCCTGGATCCCGCCCGCGACAGACAGCGTCTGCTGGGCCTCTACCCCACTGCCTTCTGCCCCCCACAGCGCTTCAGCTTCCAGGCACACATGGGCGACACAGTCAGTACAACATCTGAGAGATGTTTTACATCTCAAAAGTGAACATAACGCATGAACACACGttagtcttttgttttctgacgATGTTGTTGTcattccacttcctgtcaggtGACCCAGATCGCCTCCCAGCCGCAGGTCCAGGCTGAGCTCACCCTCCGCCTCACGCAGCTCCAGACCCGCCTGGCGTCTCTGAAGATAGAGAACGAAGAGGTCAGACAGACTaattctcacacaaacaaaagtaactaaacataaaaacataaaatcacataaaaacGCCAGACTGTTCGCTGATCTGCTGGAGACCATCGGCGTCTGCACCAGCTTTGCTGACAGTTTGTCCACTAGTTGTGGAGATGTTTCGCTCTGGCTTTAAGTGTTAATCTGACTCAGTGGCCTcacatatttcaaattaaaatgtttttctgacagTTGGAAACTTTGCACTAAGTTATGGTGATTTATACCGTTCTAATGGGGTGATAATGTGGCAGCTGTAGCCTCTAAAAATAAACTTGTGCCGTGCGAAAGCGACTCGGTGCTGCAGGCTGTGGCGTCCTCGCCGTTCTCTTGTGGCGCAGACGGGAGTGTAGCATGCACGGAGGGCAGCTGTTAACTCACCCTGAAGGGCATAAAAATGCTGAAGGAGTCTGGATTAATGAGCTGCGTCTGCACGTCCCAGCAGCTTACAAACACACCCTGATTATCATGTACAAACAGAAACTCTTTTACACCCATTATCCTCGCTGTAAATACAAGCACGCTTTGCATATGTGGTTGtgcttgaacacacacacacacacacacacttcatcagaCATTATGGATAATGAAACTCCACCCTGAATCAGTCACTCATTCATATCCATGAATCAGTGAAGCAGCTttctgccccccctcctcccctccaccaGGTGAAGAAGACCTGGGGTGCCACTCTGACCACCCTGCAGGACATGACGGTGCTGGACGACTACGACGTCTCCCAGAGCTTCACCCACAGCCCGTCCTCCGAGTCGGTCAAGTCCAGCGTGTCAGACGGCTACTTGAACAAACCGAGTCTGGCCAAAAAACGGGCCAACCAGCAGGAGACGGAGCTCTTCTACTTCACTGTGAGACTTTCTCAGGAGTAACGCCAGGCTTGTTTCAGCTCTGACCCCCAGCACCACTCGCGACTCATTTTGAATATATTGTGTGAAGCTGGTGGGGGTGCCACACATGCGCCCCCTATTGGATACAAAGTGaactgaacttttgtttttgtgttttatttttcgaTCCTCAGAAATTCCGCGAGTATCTGGAGGGGAGTAATCTCATTTCCAAACTCCAGGCCAAGCATGACATCCTGAAGAAAGCCTTAGCAGAGGGTAAGACACACACAACCTGTCCCTCACCTCTGTCTCATGTGTTCTAACACTTTAAAGctttctctgtccctttcttttcctcacagGCTACAAAGCTGAGCTGCTGACTACCAGGTATACTATTTCATGCCGCAGTGGatatttttctcttcatgttAATAATAAGTGTTACTTCCCTTCCCACCACGTCAGTCTGAGCTCTGAGAAACTGAGACACTCCTCttactctctcctctctctgctcgtTGCAGTCGTGGGCGGAAGAACTCCCATAGCAAGCACCAGGTAGAGTTTCACGTCTTTCAGGCTTCAGCCTCTCACTTCCACAGTTCAGTTACTGAAATTCAGATGAGACAAAATCCACTGGTTGTTTGTCAGAAAGTGGTGAAGGATGTCGATCAGGGTTTCCCAAAGATGACGTCCTCAGTTGTCTTTCTTTATCAACCGCCGAAAGATACTCGGTTGGCTGTCACTGAGAAGTGAAGAAACCGGAAAGTATTTGCGTTTAAGAAGCTGACAATCAAACTTGTTCATGATCAAACCTCAAACTACCTTCAACTATTAACCAAGTTTAACAAGTAATAATAAGTGATTTACGCACTTTTATTGCCCTGAATTTCGCCTTTCAGGCTACCTGAGATGAGGCCTGCAGACTCTGCTCGGGGCTGGACAATGTTGTCATCAGTAAAATTGATCACATATTGCCTTTCTTGTATTTTATTAACAttgaaaaacataaagaaacatcacaaaatCTCCTGTTATGTCTGACAATTGACTGTCTATGGTAAAATAATACTGACTCAGTCATTGTGACAAGAACCAGATCCAGCACTGTGTAAGGACTTAATAACCGACCCTTGTCGTGTGTGTCCAGGACTCAACCAAAGCCATACCTTTGCTTGTGGAGAGCTGCATCCGCTACATCAACCTACACGGTGAGTTTCTGCTTACAGGTTTGTTGGGCTCGGCTGCCATCGAAGAGGACAGTGTTTTGTCGTGGATTCACCAACTGTTTGACTTTCAGCATGTCTGCCGGTtgtgaaatgtctcaaagaGCATTTAATTTAGTTTCCTTAAATAAAATGCCTTAGAAGGTCATTTAAAAGTCAGGACTTTGTGAATTTTAACCGGCCTAAgctgttgatgttgatgttatttAATTCTGTGCGTCATTAAAAAGGtgcagaaacagtgaaaaccTTGAGGCTGCTGATCATAAATTAAACTGCACCGTGTTAGTCCTGAAATCTGGAATTTGTCCAGACAGAAGAGACTGTGACTAAGTGATGGTCGGCTCGTGagccacagacagactgagagacaaacaagcTTCTGTTCCCACAGGTCTTCAGCATCAAGGCATATTCAGGGTGTCCGGATCGCAGGTGGAGGTCAACGACATCAAGAACTCCTTCGAGAGAGGTGAGAAGGTCACCTGAAGGTCGCATGATCGACAGCCTCAGGTGGGACAGGATGCGGGTGAACTCGTTGCGTCTGTCTTCCAGGTAATGACCCGCTGATTGACGAGGAGAGCAACCATGACATCAACTCCGTGGCTGGAGTGTTGAAGCTCTACTTCAGGGGTTTGGAGAACCCGCTGTTTCCAAAGGACAGGTTTAATGACCTCATCTCCTGTGTGCGTGAGTACCGCCGTCTCCTCACTGCTGGTGTGCGACATCACAACGGTAACGGAAACATGAGGCTGGCTGTGTGCCGCCGACTGGTGTTTTCGTGTTACACCTCTCGATGCCTCAGGCACCACTGACGCCTGTTTCTTACTGCAGGAATTGAGAACATGTACGAGAGAGCGCAGTGCATCCGCAAGATCCTGCTGGGGGTCCCGAGGGCCACGCTGGTGGTGATGCGTTACCTGTTCGCCTTCCTCAACCAGTGAGTGTTCACTCGCACAAAACCAGGCGCTTACAGTTAATGATGATCGcccatttctttccattttcccAGAGTAGTTCCCCTCATGCCCACACTGAGGATAAACCGCTCTGTCGCGGTGAGGCGGGAGAGAAGTGCACACTCAGAGATGATGAAACAGCTCGTTTCATCTGTGCAGCCTCTCAGATAAATATAGCAGTGAGGGACAGAGAGGCGCGATGTGCACATGTGACCTACCGGCTGGATGCGTCTGTTCACAGGCCTACGACGTGCATTCAGCTGCGGTGATTTTAAAACCAGGAGCTTCACTTTATACGagagtgaaaatgtttctgtttcataaaCCTCCACGTCCTGTGAAGGCTGGTGGAAACATCCCAAGAGACAGTAAAGGAGACTGAAGGACAAATAgttctgtgaaaacagcagcttaATGCCAGTCATTTattaagaaacacattttaatgcaatAATTTGTTTGACGAAAGCAAATTAGACCATCACATCATGAGCCATGAGCCGGTGCTATGCGCCTGTGCTATGCGCCTGTGCTATGGGCCGCTGCAGCGTTTTACAACACAGGAAGTTGAGTGTTGTTTCTGCAGAGTGGATTGTGAGGATGTGAACCCGTGCTGGGACACAGTAAAGTGTCCTTTCCTTTCCCACAGCCTTTCCCAGTACAGCGATGAGAACATGATGGATGCTGGGAACCTGGCCATCGTATTCGGCCCCACCCTCCTGCCCACGCCGGACACGCTGGACCAGGTGGCCTGTCAGGCACATGTAAATGAGGTCGTCAAAACGGTCATCCTGAACCACGACAACATCTTCCCAGACACCAAGGAGCTGCCCGGGCCGGTTTATGAGAAGTGCATGACTGGAGACCAGTACTGGTGAGATTCACACATCAGCACGTAAAACCTTTCATTTACACTCactattaagataagataagataagatgaactttattgatcccgcagtggggaaattcacctgttgtggcagctcacaagaacacaagaagagtgcaaaaagtgtgcataaacagttacaaaaaatatagaggtgaaataaattaacaatttattatttcattagtCGCTAATCATATCCATTTATTTTAACATCCAGATGTTATTACTAGTCTTCTCTGTAAGCCGTTTGCCACTTTGCATCGAGGTTAACCTCCTGAACCTCGACTTTCCCTCATGAAACACGTCGTTCAGTGTGAGTCACTCTGAGAGGATATGATTATCTCCGATATCCGTCACAGATAAACGTCCGTAAATCCTTTAGAAATGACAGAAGACTCGTCAGAATCAGTAATCAGTAATCAAGTGACATTACCTGCTAACAGCCACAGGCATTGTGGGAACTGTGGGGTCGGGCTTCAGGCATTGTCTGACCAGAAGAACCTTTTCACAGTTCTAATGGCCAACCTCTTTGGGTCTAACTTCAAAGGAGGTTCTCTGAAGTAAGTGGCTGTTGATTGGTTGATCCCGTGggccaaaacaacagcaacaggcCACTTATGTCACTTCAGGGTTCCTGTTGTTGGTTTTCAATGCAACCAGATAAAAGGCCCCTGAAGGTCTG
This Scatophagus argus isolate fScaArg1 chromosome 22, fScaArg1.pri, whole genome shotgun sequence DNA region includes the following protein-coding sequences:
- the LOC124053605 gene encoding SLIT-ROBO Rho GTPase-activating protein 1-like isoform X6, giving the protein MKLLNELYTVMKTYHMYHVETINAEGKLREAERQEGRVKGVSGTGGGGEPVFGLRIEERHQRRNAARKMEKMREKRKAKYSENKLKTLKARNEYLLTLEATNASVFKYYIHDLPDIIDCCDLGYHSSLSRALRTYLSAELSLEASRRAGLEVLEGAVEGLDPARDRQRLLGLYPTAFCPPQRFSFQAHMGDTVTQIASQPQVQAELTLRLTQLQTRLASLKIENEEVKKTWGATLTTLQDMTVLDDYDVSQSFTHSPSSESVKSSVSDGYLNKPSLAKKRANQQETELFYFTKFREYLEGSNLISKLQAKHDILKKALAEGYKAELLTTSRGRKNSHSKHQDSTKAIPLLVESCIRYINLHGLQHQGIFRVSGSQVEVNDIKNSFERGNDPLIDEESNHDINSVAGVLKLYFRGLENPLFPKDRFNDLISCVRIENMYERAQCIRKILLGVPRATLVVMRYLFAFLNHLSQYSDENMMDAGNLAIVFGPTLLPTPDTLDQVACQAHVNEVVKTVILNHDNIFPDTKELPGPVYEKCMTGDQYCESPFSEPGALEEAEPDGGTETQTSDEEGEGVEAVARFDYVGRSGRELSFKKGASLQLFQRASHDWWEGRHNGSHGLVPHQYIVVKDRADAMSDTLSQKADSDGGSSSTDDKRSRSELSSPTDIRPPETYNRSVIHRRKRTDGLFRRPLGRSNDSHCHGNGGLMERSSPPVTGHFSPRELLLGRGQGLTPPLDSPERRRRSAAAVTMTVSRHDSLRRPEDTPIRRSSSGQHGFSESHRSRALDPDTLAQDIEETVTVALGEFRQLERQGCRPAPDVVLDTLEQVKNGPIAPCSSESPSPHSTPSTPGTPGTPGTPGTPGTPGTPGTPSPLSPLSPISPLPGPPPGPPRPANPSPDTLGSFKPVAAARIGAPLRPPALRPKPVVPPKSSTPPLPPPLDKSCTM
- the LOC124053605 gene encoding SLIT-ROBO Rho GTPase-activating protein 1-like isoform X3, whose amino-acid sequence is MVGHLYEDVRAQLVEQQRCLEQQTEMRVQLLQDLQDFFRKKAEIETEYSRNLEKLAERFMAKTRSTKDHQQYKKDQNLLSPANCWYLLLNQVRRESKDHATLSDLYLNNVITRLTHISEDSARLLKRSKEIIFQLQEDLMKLLNELYTVMKTYHMYHVETINAEGKLREAERQEGRVKGVSGTGGGGEPVFGLRIEERHQRRNAARKMEKMREKRKAKYSENKLKTLKARNEYLLTLEATNASVFKYYIHDLPDIIDCCDLGYHSSLSRALRTYLSAELSLEASRRAGLEVLEGAVEGLDPARDRQRLLGLYPTAFCPPQRFSFQAHMGDTVTQIASQPQVQAELTLRLTQLQTRLASLKIENEEVKKTWGATLTTLQDMTVLDDYDVSQSFTHSPSSESVKSSVSDGYLNKPSLAKKRANQQETELFYFTKFREYLEGSNLISKLQAKHDILKKALAEGYKAELLTTSRGRKNSHSKHQDSTKAIPLLVESCIRYINLHGLQHQGIFRVSGSQVEVNDIKNSFERGNDPLIDEESNHDINSVAGVLKLYFRGLENPLFPKDRFNDLISCVRIENMYERAQCIRKILLGVPRATLVVMRYLFAFLNHLSQYSDENMMDAGNLAIVFGPTLLPTPDTLDQVACQAHVNEVVKTVILNHDNIFPDTKELPGPVYEKCMTGDQYCESPFSEPGALEEAEPDGGTETQTSDEEGEGVEAVARFDYVGRSGRELSFKKGASLQLFQRASHDWWEGRHNGSHGLVPHQYIVVKDRADAMSDTLSQKADSDGGSSSTDDKRSRSELSSPTDIRPPETYNRSVIHRRKRTDGLFRRPLGRSNDSHCHGNGGLMERSSPPVTGHFSPRELLLGRGQGLTPPLDSPERRRRSAAAVTMTVSRHDSLRRPEDTPIRRSSSGQHGFSESHRSRALDPDTLAQDIEETVTVALGEFRQLERQGCRPAPDVVLDTLEQVKNGPIAPCSSESPSPHSTPSTPGTPGTPGTPGTPGTPGTPGTPSPLSPLSPISPLPGPPPGPPRPANPSPDTLGSFKPVAAARIGAPLRPPALRPKPVVPPKSSTPPLPPPLDKSCTM
- the LOC124053605 gene encoding SLIT-ROBO Rho GTPase-activating protein 1-like isoform X9; the protein is MSNSNKSKKDKEILAEYESQVKDVRAQLVEQQRCLEQQTEMRVQLLQDLQDFFRKKAEIETEYSRNLEKLAERFMAKTRSTKDHQQYKKDQNLLSPANCWYLLLNQVRRESKDHATLSDLYLNNVITRLTHISEDSARLLKRSKEIIFQLQEDLMKLLNELYTVMKTYHMYHVETINAEGKLREAERQEGRVKGVSGTGGGGEPVFGLRIEERHQRRNAARKMEKMREKRKAKYSENKLKTLKARNEYLLTLEATNASVFKYYIHDLPDIIDCCDLGYHSSLSRALRTYLSAELSLEASRRAGLEVLEGAVEGLDPARDRQRLLGLYPTAFCPPQRFSFQAHMGDTVTQIASQPQVQAELTLRLTQLQTRLASLKIENEEVKKTWGATLTTLQDMTVLDDYDVSQSFTHSPSSESVKSSVSDGYLNKPSLAKKRANQQETELFYFTKFREYLEGSNLISKLQAKHDILKKALAEGYKAELLTTSRGRKNSHSKHQDSTKAIPLLVESCIRYINLHGLQHQGIFRVSGSQVEVNDIKNSFERGNDPLIDEESNHDINSVAGVLKLYFRGLENPLFPKDRFNDLISCVRIENMYERAQCIRKILLGVPRATLVVMRYLFAFLNHLSQYSDENMMDAGNLAIVFGPTLLPTPDTLDQVACQAHVNEVVKTVILNHDNIFPDTKELPGPVYEKCMTGDQYCESPFSEPGALEEAEPDGGTETQTSDEEGEGVEAVARFDYVGRSGRELSFKKGASLQLFQRASHDWWEGRHNGSHGLVPHQYIVVKDRADAMSDTLSQKADSDGGSSSTDDKRSRSELSSPTDIRPPETYNRHPSLSIQSFPTIRVS
- the LOC124053605 gene encoding SLIT-ROBO Rho GTPase-activating protein 1-like isoform X1, coding for MSNSNKSKKDKEILAEYESQVKDVRAQLVEQQRCLEQQTEMRVQLLQDLQDFFRKKAEIETEYSRNLEKLAERFMAKTRSTKDHQQYKKDQNLLSPANCWYLLLNQVRRESKDHATLSDLYLNNVITRLTHISEDSARLLKRSKEIIFQLQEDLMKLLNELYTVMKTYHMYHVETINAEGKLREAERQEGRVKGVSGTGGGGEPVFGLRIEERHQRRNAARKMEKMREKRKAKYSENKLKTLKARNEYLLTLEATNASVFKYYIHDLPDIIDCCDLGYHSSLSRALRTYLSAELSLEASRRAGLEVLEGAVEGLDPARDRQRLLGLYPTAFCPPQRFSFQAHMGDTVTQIASQPQVQAELTLRLTQLQTRLASLKIENEEVKKTWGATLTTLQDMTVLDDYDVSQSFTHSPSSESVKSSVSDGYLNKPSLAKKRANQQETELFYFTKFREYLEGSNLISKLQAKHDILKKALAEGYKAELLTTSRGRKNSHSKHQDSTKAIPLLVESCIRYINLHGLQHQGIFRVSGSQVEVNDIKNSFERGNDPLIDEESNHDINSVAGVLKLYFRGLENPLFPKDRFNDLISCVRIENMYERAQCIRKILLGVPRATLVVMRYLFAFLNHLSQYSDENMMDAGNLAIVFGPTLLPTPDTLDQVACQAHVNEVVKTVILNHDNIFPDTKELPGPVYEKCMTGDQYCESPFSEPGALEEAEPDGGTETQTSDEEGEGVEAVARFDYVGRSGRELSFKKGASLQLFQRASHDWWEGRHNGSHGLVPHQYIVVKDRADAMSDTLSQKADSDGGSSSTDDKRSRSELSSPTDIRPPETYNRSVIHRRKRTDGLFRRPLGRSNDSHCHGNGGLMERSSPPVTGHFSPRELLLGRGQGLTPPLDSPERRRRSAAAVTMTVSRHDSLRRPEDTPIRRSSSGQHGFSESHRSRALDPDTLAQDIEETVTVALGEFRQLERQGCRPAPDVVLDTLEQVKNGPIAPCSSESPSPHSTPSTPGTPGTPGTPGTPGTPGTPGTPSPLSPLSPISPLPGPPPGPPRPANPSPDTLGSFKPVAAARIGAPLRPPALRPKPVVPPKSSTPPLPPPLDKSCTM